A genomic window from Helicobacter suis HS1 includes:
- a CDS encoding DUF3240 family protein yields MILVEMYADLKLKDMLVDHLFEHGYEDFYFFECFKYATSSLLTSEKEQVSGRKDYGLFKILLEEQEASILLEQVQRLFKKEVTFYLLPLTSIPKSVP; encoded by the coding sequence GTGATCTTAGTAGAAATGTATGCAGATTTAAAACTTAAGGACATGCTAGTTGATCACCTCTTTGAACATGGCTATGAGGATTTTTATTTCTTTGAATGTTTTAAATACGCCACCTCCTCGCTTTTAACAAGTGAGAAAGAACAGGTAAGCGGGCGTAAAGACTATGGCTTATTTAAAATTTTGCTGGAGGAACAAGAGGCTAGCATTTTGTTAGAGCAAGTACAGCGCCTCTTTAAAAAAGAGGTAACTTTTTATCTACTCCCCCTAACTTCTATCCCTAAATCTGTGCCTTAA
- a CDS encoding NAD(P)H-dependent glycerol-3-phosphate dehydrogenase translates to MDITVFGGGAWGRALAFALGHKNPTKIVSRRDLTTLLMPLNKGLVLKGHDPILQCPAQEGLLADLFVVAISVQHLRAWFEQANLPYTAKVLMASKGIEIGGYFVSDIATHFIPIDHLCFLAGPSFAREIMASLPCALAIHSNNATLAHTFAQQLPAFIRSYVQDDIRGGEIAGAYKNVIAIAAGVCDGLELGQGAKASLLSRGLVEMSRFGVHFGGKLETFLGLSGAGDLFLTANSLLSRNYRVGLGLAQYKSLASIVEELQEVAEGIKTTKAIVEIATHENIHAPIAKELDLLLEGKNPLESMTALIKR, encoded by the coding sequence ATGGACATTACGGTTTTTGGGGGAGGGGCTTGGGGAAGGGCGTTAGCATTTGCCTTAGGGCATAAAAACCCTACAAAAATTGTCTCACGCCGCGATTTAACAACCCTACTTATGCCTTTAAATAAAGGGCTTGTACTCAAAGGACATGATCCGATTTTGCAGTGTCCAGCACAGGAGGGTTTATTAGCCGATCTCTTTGTAGTGGCCATTAGTGTACAGCATCTGCGCGCTTGGTTTGAGCAGGCAAATTTACCCTATACGGCTAAGGTTTTAATGGCCTCCAAAGGAATAGAAATTGGGGGGTATTTTGTAAGCGATATAGCCACACATTTCATTCCTATAGATCATCTGTGTTTTCTAGCTGGGCCTAGCTTTGCTAGAGAGATCATGGCAAGTTTGCCATGCGCTTTAGCCATTCATTCTAATAACGCCACTTTAGCCCACACTTTCGCACAGCAACTCCCCGCCTTTATCCGATCCTATGTACAAGATGATATTAGAGGAGGAGAAATTGCTGGGGCTTATAAAAATGTGATTGCTATTGCGGCTGGGGTGTGTGATGGGTTAGAATTAGGGCAAGGGGCTAAGGCCTCTCTTTTATCGCGTGGACTGGTGGAAATGAGTCGTTTTGGGGTGCATTTTGGAGGCAAGCTAGAAACTTTTTTAGGATTATCAGGGGCTGGGGATTTATTTTTAACCGCTAATTCTTTACTCTCGCGCAATTACCGCGTAGGGCTGGGTTTAGCGCAGTATAAGAGTCTAGCTAGCATTGTAGAGGAATTACAAGAAGTGGCTGAGGGGATTAAAACAACAAAGGCCATTGTAGAAATTGCCACCCATGAGAATATCCATGCCCCCATTGCTAAAGAATTAGATTTGCTCTTAGAGGGTAAAAATCCTTTAGAGAGCATGACGGCTTTAATCAAACGCTAA
- the glyQ gene encoding glycine--tRNA ligase subunit alpha: MLTFSDILLELQSFWHKQGCILLQPYDIPAGAGTFHPATLLRSLDSSPWSVAYVAPSRRPTDGRYGQNPNRLGSYYQFQVVIKPSPKNIQEVYLQSLQALGIDFSKHDVRFVEDNWESPTLGAWGLGWEVWLDGMEITQFTYFQQVGGLACYPTPIEITYGVERLATYIQKVDSILDIIWTFKDNQPVYYKAVHLESEYEFSHYHFTHASLDFLTEMFLKNQVEAKHCLEQKLPLVAYDFVMLSTHFFNVLDARKALSVAKRQECILKIRELAKACAVLYKEQEEERIKRVLC; this comes from the coding sequence ATGCTAACTTTTTCAGATATTTTATTAGAACTACAAAGTTTTTGGCATAAACAGGGCTGTATTTTATTACAACCCTATGATATTCCCGCAGGCGCAGGGACTTTTCACCCCGCCACTCTTTTAAGAAGTTTAGATAGTAGCCCTTGGAGTGTGGCCTATGTTGCCCCTTCTAGGCGGCCTACAGATGGGCGCTATGGGCAGAACCCTAATCGCTTGGGTAGTTATTACCAATTCCAAGTTGTAATCAAGCCAAGCCCTAAAAATATCCAAGAAGTTTATTTACAAAGTTTGCAGGCTTTAGGGATTGATTTTAGCAAACATGATGTGCGCTTTGTTGAGGATAACTGGGAATCACCTACTCTAGGGGCTTGGGGGCTAGGTTGGGAGGTGTGGCTAGATGGCATGGAGATCACACAGTTTACCTATTTCCAACAAGTAGGGGGGTTAGCTTGTTATCCAACGCCTATTGAAATCACCTACGGAGTGGAGCGCTTGGCTACTTATATCCAAAAAGTTGATTCCATTTTAGACATCATTTGGACTTTTAAGGATAACCAGCCAGTTTATTATAAAGCCGTGCATTTAGAAAGCGAATACGAATTTAGCCACTACCATTTTACTCATGCCAGCCTAGATTTTCTAACAGAAATGTTTCTTAAAAACCAAGTAGAAGCCAAACATTGCTTAGAGCAAAAATTACCCTTAGTGGCTTATGACTTTGTGATGTTAAGCACGCATTTTTTTAATGTGCTAGATGCCAGAAAAGCTCTATCTGTTGCCAAACGCCAAGAATGCATTTTAAAAATCCGCGAACTAGCCAAAGCCTGCGCTGTTTTATACAAAGAACAAGAAGAAGAGCGCATTAAACGAGTCTTATGTTAA